The genomic DNA CACTGCATTTCCTGCCATTCTATGCATTCCTTAACAGTGGTATAACATTGTACCCTTTCCTGTTGATCCTCCTGGAGTGATCTTTCCTGGAGATCACTCCATCTCTGTAAAGGTTGAGCTCTCATGGGTGACAAATATGCCCCCATGGAGCTTGTTAAGGCAGCAATCACAAGGCTGTGTTCTCCCTTGGGATACTGCAAACTTGTCTTGATGGAAAGTCTAATTGAGACATCAATTATCAAAAGTTTCcatttcacatatatttattcCTATTCAAAGATCAAGGACATTGGATCTTATCTCTTCCTTGGAGAACATTCCAAATTTGTcccattttaaaaacatcttttctgCCTTCTTCTCCAGATGTATATATGCAGCTTTATGGTATAGGGTTTAATTTGTCTATTCTAAGCATTTCAATGTTAAATCACAATTACATGACAAAGGACAGGATAAAACCAGAAACAACATCTGAGACTATTTTAAAATCATGGTTCACATCAGTCAGGCCTTATGAATACAAGATTGAGGCCAAGGtggtggctcagcaggcaaaggcactgTGTGATGAGCCTGATGACTTAAGTTCAGTGCCTACactcaaatggcagagaagacAACAGATtatcaaaagttgtcctctaacttcatGAATCTGTCATGgcacgaacacacacactcaacaaaatcacagaggaaatctttctcaacctaaagaaagacatgccaatgaaagtacaagaagcctacagaacaccaaatagagtggaccacaaataaagtcacataataatcaaaataccaaacatacagaataaagaaagaatattaagagcagcaaaggaaaaaggccaggtaacatataaaggcaaacctatcagaattacacctgacttctccatggaactctgaaagccaggaggtcctAGATacatattctacaaacactaagagatcacagatgccagcccagattactatacccagcaaaactttcaatcactataaatggagaaaacaagatattccatgacaaaaccatatttaaacaatacatatccactaatccagccctacagaaagcactggaaggaaaactccaacctaaggaagccaactacactcacaaaaacataggcaattgataatcccactttaccaaaagctaaaagaaaaagcaaggtaaatccacaaacaataccaccaccaccaacaaatccaaaactaacaagaattaacactcaatggtcctttatttccatcaatattaatggttttaacttgcctataaaaagacacaggctaacagaatggatacggaGACAAAAtcttctgctgcacacaagaaacacacctcaacttctaAGGCAGagtttacctcagagtaaagggttgagataagattttccaatcaaatggacccaagaaaaaagctggtgtagctatcctaatgtccaacaaattagacttcaaactaaaatcaatcaaaagagatgaagaaggtcatttcatattcatcacaggaaaaacatCAATCAGgttgaagtctcaatcctgaacatctataccccaaatacaaaggcaacaacatatgtaaaagaaacattactaaaactcaaatcacacataagacctcacacagttatagtgggaaaattcaacaccccactctcatcactggacaggaccatCAGAAAGAAACTTACCAAAGCcaaaaaggaactaacagaagttatgatccaggTGGGTgtaaagacatctatagaacattccatccaaagacaaaagaatataccatcttctcagtgtcacatggaaccttctctaaaataaaccacatacttggcaacatagcaaatctcaacaggtgcaaaaaaatggaataactccctgtatcttatcagacccccatgctttaaagttagaattcaaaaacaacacaaattgcagaaaccctacaaatttatggaaattgaacaatgcacaattgcaccattcctgggtcaatgaggaaataagaaagaaattaaagactttctagaattcagtgagaatgaagacacaacatacccaaacttatggaacactttgaaagcagtggtaagaggaaaggtcatagcaccaagtgcccacatgaagaaactggagaatagtcacactagagaattaacagtacaactgaaagctttagaacaaaaagaagcaaactcaccaagggggagtagataccaggaaataatcaaactgagggcagaaatcaataaagtagaaacaaagaaaacaatacaaagaatcaatgtatcAAGGAGTTTGTTATTCtagaatatcaacaagatagacaaacctttatccaaactaaccaaaagacagagagagaagatgcaaattaacataatcagaaatgaaaaggaggacaaaacaatggacactgaggaattGCAGAGAAttttcaagtcatactttgaaaagctgttctccacaaaattcgaaaatttaaaggaaatggacaattctctggatagatatcacttaccaaaattaaatcaagaacagataaacaatttaaacagacctataacccccaatgaaatagaagcagtcatcaaaagtctcccaaccaaaaagaagtCCGGGCCagaaattctaccagaaattcaaagaagagctaataccgatactcctcaaagtgttccacacaatagaagcagaaggttcattgccaaactcttcttatgaggctataattaccaTGATATCcaggccacacaaagacacaactaagaaagagaactacagatcaatatccctcatgaactttgatgcaaaaatactggcaaatagaatgcaagaacacatcagagaaatcatccactatgatcaagtaggcttcatcccagggatgcagggatggttcaacatatggaaatctatcaatgtaatccaccatataaacatactgaggaaaaaaaaacacatgatcatctcattagatgccgaaaagcctttgacaaaatctaccaccccttcataataaaggtcttggagagatcgggTATAACTggagcatacctaaacataataaatacagcaaaccaacagccaacatcaaactaaatggagagaaacctaaCATgatttcccctaaaatcaggaacaagacaaggctgtccactctcttcatatcttttcaatattgtacttgaagttctattaAGACaagaaagagatcaaggggatacaaattggaaaggaagaagtctaactttcactatttgcagatgatatgatagtctacataagtgacccgaaaaactttaccagagaactcctacagctcataaacaccttcagcaaagtgtcaggatacaagattaactaaaaaaaatcagtagccctactgtatatatataataaataggctgagaaagaaatcagagaagcatcaccctttaagggagcaggaaggttgtgcaggggaagaatagaggagagcaaaataagagataccgtcaaagagggaaccagtataggtttaaagtgaaatcaggcaccaaggaaatgcccagagatctacaaggatcaccaactaactatctaagcaacaatggagaggctaccttaaatgccctcccctgataatgtgattgacTACTAACATATataccattctagagccttcatccagaagctgatggaagtagaagcagatacctacagctaaaaactgaactgaactggaatccagttgcagagaaggaggaatgatgagcaaaggggtcaagaccactctggtgaaacccacagaagcagctgacctgaacaagagggagctcttggcccccagactgatcactgggaaaccagcacggaactgatccagaccccatgaatgtggatgtcagtgagaaggcctggaaatctatggagcctcttgtagtagatcagtacttatccctagcataggaatggactttgggaacccatttcatagagggatactccctcagcctagacacacaggggaggacctaggccctatcccaaaggatatgacagactctgaagaccccccccatggaaggcctcactctccctggggagcagagatggtatgggataggtagggtgttagtgaggggcaggggaggaggggagggaacggggattgacatgtaaaacaatctcgtttctaatttaaattaaaaaaatttaaaaaatcatcctTCAAATAGtgaaaaaacaacacaaaatatcttggggtaacactaaccaaacaagtgaaagacctgtttaGCATGAACTTTgagttttcaaagaaagaaattaaagaagataccagaaaatggaaagatctcccatgctcctggagaggtaggatcaacatagtaaaaatggaaattttgccaaaagcattacccagattcaatgcaattcccatcaagatcccagcacaattcttcacagaccttgaaagaacaataataaactttacatggaaaaacaaaagacccaggatagctgaaacatccatgtataataaaggaacttctggaggcatcaccatccctgacttcaagctctattacagagctatagtcctgaaaacagcttggtattggcacaaaaatagacaggtagatgaatggaattgaactgaaagtCCTGGTATTAagccacacacctgtgaacacctgatttttaacaaagaatctaaagttttacaatggaaaaaaggaagcatcttcaacaaatggtgctggcatagctatttgctggcatgtagaagactgcaaataaatccaagcctatcaccatgcacaaaactgaagtcaaaatgaatcaaagacctcaacataaatccagccacactgaacctcttagaagagaaagtggtaacAACCCTGGAGGGAACtggaacaggagactgcttcctgaacaattacaccagtagcacagacactaagatcagcaattaataaaggggacctcctgaaactgagaaggcaaagcacacagtcagcaagacaaaacggcagcccatagactgggaaaagatattcaccaaccccacatctgacagagggctgatctccaaaatatacaaagaactcaagaagctagtctccaaaacaccaaattatccacttaaaaagtggggtacagagctaaatagacaattctcaatagaggaatctaaaatggctgaaagacacataagaaagtgctcagcatccttaaccatcagggaaatgcaattcaaaacaactctgagacaccatcttactcctgtccaaatggctaaaatcaaaaacaccaatgacagtttatgctggagaggattagagaaaggggaacacttctccactgctggtgggagtgccaacttgtacagccactttggaaatcagtatggtgactcctcaggaaaatgggaatcagtctaccacaagatccagcaattccactcttagacatatacccaaaagatgcatactgatacaacaaggacatctgttcaactatgttcatagcagcattatttgtagtagccagaacctggaatcaacctagatgcccctcaaccgaagaatggataaagaaaatgtggtacatttacacaatggagtactactcagtggaaaaaaaacaatggaatcttgaaagttgcaggaaaatggttgTAACTGGAAGAAATCATTccaagtgaggcaacccagtcacaaaatgacaaaggattaccagcctgcaatccacactgtcagagaagctaggaaacaaggaggatcctaaaagagacatacattgtcaCCTGGAGACAAGATATCGTGAGTAAATttgagcatggtgggaggggagagggaggtaggagaatgagaaggggagaagaagagtggtgaggaggacatgagtgggcaggaaggttgagtcaggggaagaatagaggagagcaataaaagagataccataatagagggagccattataggtttaaagagaaatctggcatagGAAAAtgcccagaaatctacaaggatgaccccaactaacaatataagcaatattggagaggctaccttaaatgcccttctctgataatgagattgatgactaccttacatgccatcctagagccttcatccagtagctgatggaagcagaagcagacacccacagctaaacacccagttgaactcctggaatctagttgcagagaataGACTTTGCcagcccattgcacatagagggatactctctcagcctacagacacagaggggagggcataggccctgctcccaattatatgacagactttgaagattcccccgtggaaggcctcaccctccctggggagcagaacagggatgggataggaggttagtggggggcaagtgaggagaggagggggagggaactgggattgacatgtaaaacaagcttgtttctaatttacgttaaaaaatagaagaaaaaaagagcctTGTCCATGAGACCAGAGGTTCACCGCATCAACGTAGGGTTTTGGTGGGGCTGACAACAAAGGAGCAATTGATATTGACAAATATTATCAAAGAATATGCTTTGAGAGCTGCGTGTTCCAAGGTAGAGGACTAGATAGGTCCTAGAATAGGTTCAGAGATATCAAAGTTAGCATAAAATGCCTAACCCTCACCCAAATCAAATATACCTTCTAGGGAAATCAATACAGGTATCAGAAGCAAGTTAGACTGTAAAGAGGCTTGTATCTACAGGCATACCTcactggtagagtgtttgcctgacACATACAAGGTTCAGGTTGATTCTCCAGGCTTATAATATCAAACAAGGCTAAGATATTGTCAATTAAGGTTAAAAGATTGTCAGCCCAAATGTTTAAATTCCCCTTTACTCCCATATACAATTTCATAATGTAAACTTCATTTTTCCTGGCACcccagatttttgttgttgttcattaagaagataaaaatcaatcatgaaggggctggagagatggctcagaggttaagagcaccgactgctcttccagaggtcatgagttcaattcccagcaaccatatggtggctcatgagATATGGTGATATGAGATATGAGATATggttatgagatatggtgccctcttctggtgtgcagatatacatggaagcagaatgttgtatacataataaataaataaaatctttaaaaaaatcaatcatgAAGGAACAAATACCTGCCTTATTCTTGTTTGTCTCCTCAGAAGCAAGTGAGATGGGCTAATGAGAGAAGAATATATCTATGAGCATTAACACAAAATCAGCACCCTTATTAGACTTAGACTGCGAAACCAGCCCAATAGAAGAAGCAGTATTCAGCTCATCTTTGCATTACCAATTCCCACTCAGTGCCAGCCTATTTTCACTCATGAGTTAATGATAATTTCATAGCTGGACAGCCCGGTATTCATAGCAAAGAAGATCCAAGTGTGCATATACATCCTTAGCTGTATATGCACAACCAGTGAGAGCAGATGCCTTCTGAAAGATGTGTGGAACATTCACAAAACAACGATGTTTTACAGCTTACATTGTAGACAGTTCCAATATCTCCCCCAAACAGAGTCAATATGTTGTGATATGTTCGTAGAACACAATGGAGATGAAAAAACTATGCCTCTACTTACTATGAACAAATCTGACAAACAACAATGATGGAGGGAAgacatattaaaaacaatgaacacTTTGAGGgactattttccatttttgtcaAGTCCAAGAAAGAGCACGTTAAAAGTAGCTACCAGAAGTCAAAGTcattgtttctcattttgtgaGAAAAGGCAAGGCCCACTGGTTGGGAGAGGGTGTGGTGAAATGTTTTACACCTCATCTGGAGAATTGCTCACATGAGTTATGGGCCTGTGATCTTTCACTGCGTTTTCAGTGAAATAAAAACCCTCCCCTCTGTTAATTCTGTGTAGCTATTTGGCCACCAAATAGCACCCAGTTTGCTTTCTTGTCTACCCTTCACTCCCATCCCCCTCTGTTTTCATGCATTCATCTTTAAGTAGACTCTATGCAGCACTGACTCTTGCCAGGACTGAAGCAGTGTTTGTACcactcttgttccagtgggtattATCTCTCAGGCTGGTTGCTACAGTAGCTCACATGTTTGGGAGCTAGGTGAGACTGACGGTTGCTTTTAGCCACATTAAAAAGCCAGTTGTATGCTTGGGTTACTTTTGCTCCTCCAATTTGCAAAGCTAGAGAAGATAAAACATGAGAGACCTGGCAGCAGCCTAAACCACCCAGCACTGCAGCTGCCATCATCAGAACCTAGACcctgcacccaccaggagaggcctcacctgcacccactggaagaagagatgggaagatgacagtgtaagaacacactcaacaacagaaagagcaatatgacaccaccagagtctaggggtTCTATACAGCAAGACccgaacatcccaatgcagatgaagcagaagaaaaccaccctgaaaacagctttatGAACacgatagaggcccttaaagaggaaatgaaaaatcacttaaagaaatggaagaagaaatacacagagattttTGGAGGGTGGGAGAAGGCTCTtgtaagaaaatggaaaggaaaccTTTGAACACATTTACGTGTCCTCAATATTGAATGAAAGTAATTCGAAGATCTTTGCAAGGTCTTTATTCTCTCTTTAAGGCTCTTGAGAGGTATCCTCCTTTCTGAACATCCTCTTCAGAGCACTTTTGACATCTCTGTTCCTCAAACTATAGATAAGTGGGTTGAGCATAGGATTAAAAAGGCTGTGGAATAGCAAGAGATATTTCTTCTGTTCATCAGGGTTCCCATGTTGAGGCCCAATGTACATGGCAATGGCTGTACCATAAAAGAGTCCAACGACACAGAGATGGGAGGAGCAGGTGGAGAAGGCTTTCTGGCGCCCCTGGCGTGACTGGATCTTCAAGATGGCACATAGAATATGAGCATAAGAGACCACAATTGAAGAAAATGGTCCTACAAGCACAGATACGGCGCCAGCCAAAACCATGACCTCATTGATGTGAGTGTCTGAACaggcaagtttgaggacagctatAATTTCACAGAAAAAGTGATTGACTCTTTGAGATCCACAGAAGGCCAATGGTAATAGTAATACTAGATGGACCAGGGCCAAGAGGACTCCTAAAATCCAGGAAGTCGCCACCAGGGTAATACAAACTCTCCAGCTCATGATGGCAGAGTATCGGAGCGGGTGGCAGATGGCCACGTACCGATCATAGGACATCACCACGAGGAGGAGGCattctgtgtgtgcaaatgtcaAGAAGAGAAAGGTCTGTGTCATGCAGCCAGCAAAGGAGATGGGTTTGGCTGGATCTAGAAGGTTCACCAGCATCTGGGGCACGGTGTTGCAGGCATAGGCAATGTCAACGATGGCAAGGTGGGACAGGAAGAAATACATGGGAGTGTGGAGTCTGGAGTCCAGGCAGATGAGCCCCACGATGGTCCCGTTCCCCAGGAGAGTGAAGGCATAGAATAGGGAGAAGAGAGTGAAGAGGAGCATCTGCATCCTTGGGCCGAGAGGAAATCCCAGGAGGATGAACTGTGTAACCGAGGTGTGATTTCCCATTTCCCTGTGAAGGAGACAAGGAACCTCACCAAGTTTAGCCGTGTGAATGTTCAAGGTAGTAACTTAAACAATGCACCTGTGCATATCGTGCTGAGTGGTTTTTAACTGACCTgggctcatagaggctcacagagactgagccaaCACCCACGCATGCTGCTGGGACTGACCTGGGGGAGCACTCTGCATATGGTTACAGTTTTGTAAACGTGGCTTTCTTGTGTgattcctaacaatgggagcatgGGTTGTCTCTGAGTCTGTTGCCTGCTTTGGGGGcccttccctcttcctagattgcctcacccagccttaatagaagacgAGGTGCCTACTGTCACTGCAACTTGATACACCAtggctggttgatatccatggaagacccacccttttctgaagagaaacagaggaggaggagtgggtgggagggggaagagaggaagttGGGGAAAaggactaggaggagaggagggaggggaaacattgCTcagaatataaaagcaaaaacaaataaataaaaatagaaagttaaaagtaaaaaagagagaaaatccaCCATGATATTCTTGACCTGCTCACCACTAACtaaaaatttttgtattttccaaaTGAATCAGAAGGAAACGTGCATTTGTAAGCTAAATGCTGTTATCATACTACATTTTTCAGCAAATGTTACTTTCATGTTCAAAGCAATTTTCATCAAAACATGTTCATGAGTTCCCATCATGGAGGTGGATATGTGGTTCAGTTGCCACAGACAGGcgtgtacatgtgtgctgtgtaAGGTCATTTTCATGTGGAATGGGGGTGAGGAGTGAGTATGTCCATGATAGAAGCATTAAATTTTCTTACAAATACTAAATATGTTGTGAATTTGACCCTCACTGGCCTGCATTTCAGTACTAATAAGACACAAACAATGACTTCCCAATATGAACTTGAATGACAGAGATTGGAAGTTTGTTATAACTCTAGCTGAGTTTATGCTAGGGACCACTGTCTTTTCAGTTTTGTCCCCACAGATGGTCACAGGGTTAGAACAGAGTTATCTTTGCTCCTGTTACCGTCCATGCTTcgttttctacacacacacacacctccagccCACACTCAGAAAATCTGTCATCTCCCCTCCATCCTGCTTAAGGAACATCTGTGTAGCACACACTCAAAAGAATCTGCTGGGTACCTCAAGGACAATGGAAATGAATTGTTTTGTCATCCCagtggtattttcttttgtgtctgtttaGCTGTTTCAAATCCTTCCTTCCAACAGAGAGAGGGTTTTCTAAGCCATGAACTGCAACTTTTAAACCATTGCTGTGGCTTTCTTGTTCTTTACTCCAGAATTCATGTAAATTTTCCCCTTTAAAGCAAAACGTCAGAAAATTTCACAACTTACTTCTTCTCAATATGTctgttacattttaatatttgaaaggtTTCATAAGCCTGAGTGAATAATCTTTTGTTTTACTGCGGGTCAAATACAAGAAGTTATTGACAGACAATATCATCTtagtttatgaaatatatttgtgACTACTGGAATCATCTCCTGCAAAGGTGATTGTTCTATTAGTATTAAAATTCATTCCAGTTGGTTTTTTACATAACAGATTCATTGACCATTTATTCAAGACTGATTCCTGAATCATTGGGGAGGATGAAATAATTCAACTACAGGATTCAGTTAATCCAATGTATGGAGAAGTGGTTATTTATTTCAATACAGTATTTAGTATTTGGAAGcaatgaagataaaatattattttcatgtttaaaacaattttgacAAAGGTTTGGAATATGTTAGTAAGTTATCTTCATTacaagatgttttaaaattttcatatgatGAATGCAGAgtcaaatgaaaaagaacaaccTGTGAGCACTAATATAATTATTGGCAAAATCACAAACTGTAAAAGCCATAGACATTTGCTGAGCAAGCACTGTATTCTGCTGCATGCTGTGGTTGCAGGTGTAGGAGACAGCTTACCTCCCTGGCACAGATAACTTTCTTGttgaaagatacacacacacaataattctCCTGCTGCTTCCCCCTCAGAAAAAGGAGTTTCACATTCAAAAATGTATCCCCCAGGATACCTTTGTTCTGTGTCATTAGCCCATTATTCAGCAATTTCATGAGGAAATGGAAATCTTTATGAGCAAATCTCTCAAAGAGCTAATCTTGCTAACAATTTTAATAAGAAATGCAACAGCATGGAAGAAAATTACCCACATTAGGTATCTAGAGTTGGCAGCTTTTAGATTGTCTTGGTAGCTAAGTCTATTAATAGCAAGAATTTAGAAAGAATAGACAGTAACAGTTACCTTCTCACTTGTGAATTTCATTCTATCTAAAAttgcataataaataaagtttagATTATACAAGAAACTTCTCTGAAACTTACAAATGAGCATGGGAAGACACGTTGGACATAGACTGAGGGAAACTAGTAGCTGATAGTGTGGAATTCTTTTCTTCCCAGCAGATCCTCAGAGATGGAGTGTCTCTCAAATGAAACGACTGTATTTTTCCGTTAGCTCAGTCAGCTCCTAATATATGCCGAAAAACTTGGAAAGAGTAGAAGACACCCTCACACACTGGACCGTGGCCCTTTCATTGAAAAGGGGATGCTACTCTTCTTAACTCTGGTTTTCCATGAAGAAAAGTTTAAGACAAGATGCAAGAACACTGATGTCCTCACTCACTGTGGTCCATAGTCACACACCCAAAAATCAGTATGATGGCATATATGTCAGGGTGCCTTCAGTGTAGTGCAATCACTTGATTCATTGTAATTTCAAGATCTTCAAAACATCTCTACATACTGACATCCAAATAGATTAAATAGCATTTAATGGGAAGTTGGAACCATTTCCATGCTCACAAACTAATGCTCATTTatacaggagtgtgtgtgtgtgtgtgtgtgtgtgtgtgtgtgtgtgtgtgtgtctgtgtgtgtgtgtgtgtgtgtgtactcaaggCTCCACAAGGaatataattcataaaataagATCAGATAATAAGACCAACAGCAGCTGTGGGGAACATGTTCAAGAGTCAAGAAAGTGGATAAACTATCCCAAGGGGACTTGTTAAATATTATGCTGTAAATTTGACTGGGCACaaacaaagaatgaatatttCCACCAAGAAACAAtttctcttctttaatttct from Cricetulus griseus strain 17A/GY chromosome 1 unlocalized genomic scaffold, alternate assembly CriGri-PICRH-1.0 chr1_0, whole genome shotgun sequence includes the following:
- the LOC100761658 gene encoding olfactory receptor 13, giving the protein MGNHTSVTQFILLGFPLGPRMQMLLFTLFSLFYAFTLLGNGTIVGLICLDSRLHTPMYFFLSHLAIVDIAYACNTVPQMLVNLLDPAKPISFAGCMTQTFLFLTFAHTECLLLVVMSYDRYVAICHPLRYSAIMSWRVCITLVATSWILGVLLALVHLVLLLPLAFCGSQRVNHFFCEIIAVLKLACSDTHINEVMVLAGAVSVLVGPFSSIVVSYAHILCAILKIQSRQGRQKAFSTCSSHLCVVGLFYGTAIAMYIGPQHGNPDEQKKYLLLFHSLFNPMLNPLIYSLRNRDVKSALKRMFRKEDTSQEP